A genomic stretch from Halichoerus grypus chromosome 5, mHalGry1.hap1.1, whole genome shotgun sequence includes:
- the PTCH2 gene encoding protein patched homolog 2 isoform X6, translating to MARPPPLQELPPGYTPPARAASPQILAGSLKAPLWLRAYFQGLLFSLGCGIQRHCGKVLFLGLLAFGALALGLRVAIIETDLEQLWVEVGSRVSQELQYTKEKLGDEAAYTSQMLIQTPRREGENVLTPEALGLHLQAALTASKVQVSLYGKSWDLNKICYKSGIPLIENGMIERMIEKLFPCVILTPLDCFWEGAKLQGGSAYLPGRPDIQWTNLDPEQLLEELGPFASLEGFRELLDKAQVGQAYVGRPCLHPDDLHCPPSAPNHHGKQAPNVAQELSGGCHGFSHKFMHWQEELLLGGISRDPRGQLLRAEALQSTFLLMSPRQLYEHFRGDYQTHDIGWSEERAGTVLQAWQRRFVQLAQEALPQNSSQQIHAFSSTTLDDILHAFSEVSAARVAGGYLLMLAYACVTMLRWDCAQSQGAVGLAGVLLVALAVASGLGLCALLGIAFNAATTQVLPFLALGIGVDDIFLLAHAFTEAPPGTPLQERTGECLQRTGTSVALTSINHMVAFFMAALVPIPALRAFSLQAAIVVGCNFAAVMLVFPAVLSLDLHRRHCQRLDVLCCFSRPCSARVIQILPRELGDGTGPVGIAHLTATVQAFARCETSSQHVVTILPPRARLVPPPSDPLGSELFSPGGSTRDLLGQEEGTRQKATCSSLPCARWSLAHFARYQFAPWLLQAHSKAMVLVLFGALLGLSLYGATLVQDGLALTDVVPRGTKEHAFLSAQLRYFSLYEVALVTQGGFDYAHSQRALFDLHQRFSSLKAVLPPPATQAPRTWLHYYRNWLQGIQAAFDQDWASGRISHHSCRNGSEDGALAYKLLIQTGDAQEPLDFSQVGSGAGRVGMQGGPLGLVGPDLQPSLPLQLTTRKLVDKEGLIPPELFYVGLTMWVSSDPLGLAASQANFYPPPPEWLHDKYDTTGENLRIPAAQPLEFAQFPFLLHGLQKTADFVEAIEGARAACAEAGRAGVRAYPSGSPFLFWEQYLGLRRYFLLAICILLVCTFLVCALLLLNPWTAGLIVLVLAMMTVELFGIMGFLGIKLSAIPVVILVASVGIGVEFTVHVALGFLTTQGSRNLRAACALERTFAPVTDGAVSTLLGLLMLAGSNFDFIIRWYRCTRRAQRSSAPQLHRKEGSGGGCPPPCPRALPE from the exons ATGGCTCGGCCGCCGCCACTCCAGGAGCTGCCCCCTGGCTATACACCCCCAGCTCGAGCCGCATCACCCCAG ATCCTAGCTGGGAGCCTGAAGGCTCCACTCTGGCTTCGTGCTTACTTCCAGGGGCTGCTCTTCTCTCTGGGCTGTGGGATCCAGAGACACTGTGGCAAAGTGCTCTTCCTGGGCCTGTTGGCCTTTGGAGCCCTGGCACTGGGTCTCCGCGTGGCCATCATTGAGACAGACCTAGAACAGCTCTGGGTGGAAG TGGGCAGCCGGGTGAGCCAGGAGTTACAGTACACCAAGGAGAAGCTGGGGGACGAGGCTGCGTACACCTCCCAGATGTTGATACAGACCCCACGCCGGGAAGGGGAGAATGTCCTCACACCTGAGGCACTTGGCCTCCACCTCCAGGCAGCCCTCACCGCCAGTAAAGTGCAAGTATCACTCTATGGAAA GTCCTGGGATTTGAACAAAATCTGCTACAAGTCAGGAATTCCCCTAATTGAAAATGGAATGATTGAGCGG ATGATTGAGAAGCTGTTTCCGTGCGTGATCCTCACCCCCCTCGACTGCTTCTGGGAGGGAGCCAAACTCCAAGGGGGCTCCGCCTACTTGCC CGGCCGTCCTGACATCCAGTGGACCAACCTGGATCCAGAGCAGCTGCTGGAGGAACTGGGCCCCTTTGCCTCCCTCGAGGGCTTCCGGGAGCTGCTAGACAAGGCACAGGTGGGCCAGGCCTATGTGGGGCGGCCCTGTCTTCACCCTGACGATCTCCACTGCCCGCCTAGTGCCCCTAACCATCACGGCAAGCAG GCTCCCAATGTGGCTCAGGAGCTGAGTGGGGGCTGCCACGGCTTTTCCCACAAGTTTATGCACTGGCAGGAGGAATTGCTGCTGGGGGGCATCTCTAGAGACCCCCGAGGACAGCTGCTGAG GGCGGAGGCCCTGCAGAGCACCTTCCTGCTGATGAGTCCACGCCAGCTGTATGAGCACTTCCGAGGCGACTACCAGACGCATGACATCGGCTGGAGTGAGGAGCGGGCCGGCACGGTGCTGCAAGCCTGGCAGCGGCGCTTTGTGCAG CTGGCTCAGGAGGCCCTGCCTCAGAATTCATCGCAGCAGATCCACGCCTTTTCCTCCACCACCCTGGATGACATCCTGCACGCCTTCTCTGAAGTCAGTGCTGCCCGCGTGGCGGGAGGCTATCTGCTCATG cTAGCCTATGCCTGTGTGACAATGCTGCGCTGGGACTGTGCCCAGTCCCAGGGTGCGGTGGGCCTTGCAGGGGTGCTGCTGGTAGCCCTGGCGGTGGCCTCGGGCCTTGGGCTCTGCGCCCTGCTTGGCATCGCCTTCAATGCTGCCACTACCCAG GTGCTGCCCTTCCTGGCACTGGGCATCGGTGTGGATGACATATTCCTGCTGGCACATGCCTTCACAGAGGCTCCCCCTGGCACCCCTCTCCAG GAGCGCACAGGCGAGTGTCTGCAGCGCACGGGGACCAGCGTGGCGCTCACATCCATCAACCACATGGTGGCCTTCTTCATGGCCGCCCTCGTTCCCATCCCTGCACTGCGGGCCTTCTCCTTGCAG GCAGCCATAGTGGTCGGCTGCAACTTCGCGGCCGTGATGCTTGTCTTCCCGGCGGTCCTCAGCCTGGACCTGCACCGGCGTCACTGCCAGCGCCTTGACGTGCTCTGCTGCTTCTCTAG GCCCTGCTCTGCTCGGGTGATTCAGATTCTGCCCCGGGAGCTAGGGGATGGGACAGGACCAGTGGGCATTGCCCACCTGACGGCCACAGTTCAAGCCTTCGCCCGCTGCGAAACCAGCAGCCAGCATGTCGTCACCATCCTGCCCCCCCGAGCCCGCTTGGTGCCCCCACCTTCCGACCCACTGGGCTCTGAGCTCTTCAGCCCAGGAGGGTCCACACGGGACCTCCTAGGCCAAGAGGAGGGGACCAGGCAAAAGGCAACCTGCAgctccctgccctgtgcccgcTGGAGTCTTGCCCATTTCGCCCGCTATCAGTTCGCACCCTGGCTGCTCCAGGCACACAGCAAG GCCATGGTGCTGGTGCTCTTTGGGGCTCTTCTGGGCCTGAGCCTCTACGGAGCCACCCTGGTGCAGGACGGGCTGGCCCTGACGGATGTGGTGCCTCGGGGCACCAAGGAGCATGCCTTCCTGAGCGCCCAGCTCAGGTACTTCTCCCTGTACGAGGTGGCCCTGGTGACACAGGGTGGCTTTGACTACGCCCACTCCCAACGCGCCCTCTTTGATCTGCACCAGCGCTTCAGTTCTCTCAAGGCCGTGCTGCCCCCccctgccacccaggcgccccgcacctGGCTGCACTATTACCGGAACTGGCTACAGG GGATCCAGGCTGCCTTTGACCAGGACTGGGCTTCCGGGCGCATTAGCCACCACTCGTGCCGCAACGGCTCCGAGGATGGGGCGCTGGCCTACAAGCTGCTCATCCAGACCGGGGATGCCCAAGAGCCTCTGGATTTCAGCCAGGTTGGAAGCGGGGCTGGAAGGGTCGGGATGCAGGGAGGGCCTCTAGGCCTCGTGGGCCCGGACCTTcagccctctctgcctctgcagctGACCACAAGGAAGCTGGTAGATAAGGAGGGGCTGATCCCACCCGAGCTCTTCTACGTGGGGCTGACCATGTGGGTAAGCAGTGACCCGCTGGGCCTGGCGGCCTCACAGGCCAACTTCTACCCCCCACCTCCCGAGTGGCTACATGACAAGTACGACACCACCGGGGAGAACCTTCGCA TCCCGGCAGCCCAGCCCCTGGAATTTGCCCAGTTCCCCTTCCTACTGCATGGCCTCCAGAAGACCGCGGACTTCGTGGAGGCCATCGAGGGGGCCCGGGCAGCGTGCGCCGAGGCAGGCCGGGCCGGGGTGCGTGCCTACCCCAGCggctcccccttcctcttctgggaGCAGTATCTGGGCCTGCGGCGCTACTTCCTGCTGGCTATCTGCATCCTGCTGGTATGCACTTTCCTCGTCTGTGCCCTGCTGCTGCTCAACCCCTGGACGGCCGGCCTCATA GTACTGGTCCTGGCGATGATGACTGTGGAGCTCTTTGGCATCATGGGTTTCCTGGGCATCAAACTGAGTGCCATCCCCGTGGTGATCCTTGTGGCCTCTGTAGGCATTGGTGTTGAGTTCACGGTCCACGTGGCTCTG GGCTTCCTGACCACCCAGGGTAGCCGGAACCTGCGGGCTGCCTGTGCCCTAGAGCGCACATTTGCTCCAGTGACCGATGGGGCCGTCTCCACATTGCTGGGTCTGCTCATGCTTGCTGGTTCCAACTTTGACTTCATCATAAG GTGGTACAGATGTACAAGGAGAGCCCagaggtcctcagccccccagctCCACAGGAAGGAGGGCTCAGGTGGGGGTtgtcccccaccctgccccagagcTTTGCCAGAGTGA
- the PTCH2 gene encoding protein patched homolog 2 isoform X3, protein MARPPPLQELPPGYTPPARAASPQGLLFSLGCGIQRHCGKVLFLGLLAFGALALGLRVAIIETDLEQLWVEVGSRVSQELQYTKEKLGDEAAYTSQMLIQTPRREGENVLTPEALGLHLQAALTASKVQVSLYGKSWDLNKICYKSGIPLIENGMIERMIEKLFPCVILTPLDCFWEGAKLQGGSAYLPGRPDIQWTNLDPEQLLEELGPFASLEGFRELLDKAQVGQAYVGRPCLHPDDLHCPPSAPNHHGKQAPNVAQELSGGCHGFSHKFMHWQEELLLGGISRDPRGQLLRAEALQSTFLLMSPRQLYEHFRGDYQTHDIGWSEERAGTVLQAWQRRFVQLAQEALPQNSSQQIHAFSSTTLDDILHAFSEVSAARVAGGYLLMLAYACVTMLRWDCAQSQGAVGLAGVLLVALAVASGLGLCALLGIAFNAATTQVLPFLALGIGVDDIFLLAHAFTEAPPGTPLQERTGECLQRTGTSVALTSINHMVAFFMAALVPIPALRAFSLQAAIVVGCNFAAVMLVFPAVLSLDLHRRHCQRLDVLCCFSRPCSARVIQILPRELGDGTGPVGIAHLTATVQAFARCETSSQHVVTILPPRARLVPPPSDPLGSELFSPGGSTRDLLGQEEGTRQKATCSSLPCARWSLAHFARYQFAPWLLQAHSKAMVLVLFGALLGLSLYGATLVQDGLALTDVVPRGTKEHAFLSAQLRYFSLYEVALVTQGGFDYAHSQRALFDLHQRFSSLKAVLPPPATQAPRTWLHYYRNWLQGIQAAFDQDWASGRISHHSCRNGSEDGALAYKLLIQTGDAQEPLDFSQVGSGAGRVGMQGGPLGLVGPDLQPSLPLQLTTRKLVDKEGLIPPELFYVGLTMWVSSDPLGLAASQANFYPPPPEWLHDKYDTTGENLRIPAAQPLEFAQFPFLLHGLQKTADFVEAIEGARAACAEAGRAGVRAYPSGSPFLFWEQYLGLRRYFLLAICILLVCTFLVCALLLLNPWTAGLIVLVLAMMTVELFGIMGFLGIKLSAIPVVILVASVGIGVEFTVHVALGFLTTQGSRNLRAACALERTFAPVTDGAVSTLLGLLMLAGSNFDFIIRYFFVVLTVLTLLGLLHGLVLLPVLLSILGPPPEVVQMYKESPEVLSPPAPQEGGLRWGLSPTLPQSFARVTTSVTVALHPPPLPGAYIHPASDEPPWSPVATPAASAPSSLSSRGPCPATG, encoded by the exons ATGGCTCGGCCGCCGCCACTCCAGGAGCTGCCCCCTGGCTATACACCCCCAGCTCGAGCCGCATCACCCCAG GGGCTGCTCTTCTCTCTGGGCTGTGGGATCCAGAGACACTGTGGCAAAGTGCTCTTCCTGGGCCTGTTGGCCTTTGGAGCCCTGGCACTGGGTCTCCGCGTGGCCATCATTGAGACAGACCTAGAACAGCTCTGGGTGGAAG TGGGCAGCCGGGTGAGCCAGGAGTTACAGTACACCAAGGAGAAGCTGGGGGACGAGGCTGCGTACACCTCCCAGATGTTGATACAGACCCCACGCCGGGAAGGGGAGAATGTCCTCACACCTGAGGCACTTGGCCTCCACCTCCAGGCAGCCCTCACCGCCAGTAAAGTGCAAGTATCACTCTATGGAAA GTCCTGGGATTTGAACAAAATCTGCTACAAGTCAGGAATTCCCCTAATTGAAAATGGAATGATTGAGCGG ATGATTGAGAAGCTGTTTCCGTGCGTGATCCTCACCCCCCTCGACTGCTTCTGGGAGGGAGCCAAACTCCAAGGGGGCTCCGCCTACTTGCC CGGCCGTCCTGACATCCAGTGGACCAACCTGGATCCAGAGCAGCTGCTGGAGGAACTGGGCCCCTTTGCCTCCCTCGAGGGCTTCCGGGAGCTGCTAGACAAGGCACAGGTGGGCCAGGCCTATGTGGGGCGGCCCTGTCTTCACCCTGACGATCTCCACTGCCCGCCTAGTGCCCCTAACCATCACGGCAAGCAG GCTCCCAATGTGGCTCAGGAGCTGAGTGGGGGCTGCCACGGCTTTTCCCACAAGTTTATGCACTGGCAGGAGGAATTGCTGCTGGGGGGCATCTCTAGAGACCCCCGAGGACAGCTGCTGAG GGCGGAGGCCCTGCAGAGCACCTTCCTGCTGATGAGTCCACGCCAGCTGTATGAGCACTTCCGAGGCGACTACCAGACGCATGACATCGGCTGGAGTGAGGAGCGGGCCGGCACGGTGCTGCAAGCCTGGCAGCGGCGCTTTGTGCAG CTGGCTCAGGAGGCCCTGCCTCAGAATTCATCGCAGCAGATCCACGCCTTTTCCTCCACCACCCTGGATGACATCCTGCACGCCTTCTCTGAAGTCAGTGCTGCCCGCGTGGCGGGAGGCTATCTGCTCATG cTAGCCTATGCCTGTGTGACAATGCTGCGCTGGGACTGTGCCCAGTCCCAGGGTGCGGTGGGCCTTGCAGGGGTGCTGCTGGTAGCCCTGGCGGTGGCCTCGGGCCTTGGGCTCTGCGCCCTGCTTGGCATCGCCTTCAATGCTGCCACTACCCAG GTGCTGCCCTTCCTGGCACTGGGCATCGGTGTGGATGACATATTCCTGCTGGCACATGCCTTCACAGAGGCTCCCCCTGGCACCCCTCTCCAG GAGCGCACAGGCGAGTGTCTGCAGCGCACGGGGACCAGCGTGGCGCTCACATCCATCAACCACATGGTGGCCTTCTTCATGGCCGCCCTCGTTCCCATCCCTGCACTGCGGGCCTTCTCCTTGCAG GCAGCCATAGTGGTCGGCTGCAACTTCGCGGCCGTGATGCTTGTCTTCCCGGCGGTCCTCAGCCTGGACCTGCACCGGCGTCACTGCCAGCGCCTTGACGTGCTCTGCTGCTTCTCTAG GCCCTGCTCTGCTCGGGTGATTCAGATTCTGCCCCGGGAGCTAGGGGATGGGACAGGACCAGTGGGCATTGCCCACCTGACGGCCACAGTTCAAGCCTTCGCCCGCTGCGAAACCAGCAGCCAGCATGTCGTCACCATCCTGCCCCCCCGAGCCCGCTTGGTGCCCCCACCTTCCGACCCACTGGGCTCTGAGCTCTTCAGCCCAGGAGGGTCCACACGGGACCTCCTAGGCCAAGAGGAGGGGACCAGGCAAAAGGCAACCTGCAgctccctgccctgtgcccgcTGGAGTCTTGCCCATTTCGCCCGCTATCAGTTCGCACCCTGGCTGCTCCAGGCACACAGCAAG GCCATGGTGCTGGTGCTCTTTGGGGCTCTTCTGGGCCTGAGCCTCTACGGAGCCACCCTGGTGCAGGACGGGCTGGCCCTGACGGATGTGGTGCCTCGGGGCACCAAGGAGCATGCCTTCCTGAGCGCCCAGCTCAGGTACTTCTCCCTGTACGAGGTGGCCCTGGTGACACAGGGTGGCTTTGACTACGCCCACTCCCAACGCGCCCTCTTTGATCTGCACCAGCGCTTCAGTTCTCTCAAGGCCGTGCTGCCCCCccctgccacccaggcgccccgcacctGGCTGCACTATTACCGGAACTGGCTACAGG GGATCCAGGCTGCCTTTGACCAGGACTGGGCTTCCGGGCGCATTAGCCACCACTCGTGCCGCAACGGCTCCGAGGATGGGGCGCTGGCCTACAAGCTGCTCATCCAGACCGGGGATGCCCAAGAGCCTCTGGATTTCAGCCAGGTTGGAAGCGGGGCTGGAAGGGTCGGGATGCAGGGAGGGCCTCTAGGCCTCGTGGGCCCGGACCTTcagccctctctgcctctgcagctGACCACAAGGAAGCTGGTAGATAAGGAGGGGCTGATCCCACCCGAGCTCTTCTACGTGGGGCTGACCATGTGGGTAAGCAGTGACCCGCTGGGCCTGGCGGCCTCACAGGCCAACTTCTACCCCCCACCTCCCGAGTGGCTACATGACAAGTACGACACCACCGGGGAGAACCTTCGCA TCCCGGCAGCCCAGCCCCTGGAATTTGCCCAGTTCCCCTTCCTACTGCATGGCCTCCAGAAGACCGCGGACTTCGTGGAGGCCATCGAGGGGGCCCGGGCAGCGTGCGCCGAGGCAGGCCGGGCCGGGGTGCGTGCCTACCCCAGCggctcccccttcctcttctgggaGCAGTATCTGGGCCTGCGGCGCTACTTCCTGCTGGCTATCTGCATCCTGCTGGTATGCACTTTCCTCGTCTGTGCCCTGCTGCTGCTCAACCCCTGGACGGCCGGCCTCATA GTACTGGTCCTGGCGATGATGACTGTGGAGCTCTTTGGCATCATGGGTTTCCTGGGCATCAAACTGAGTGCCATCCCCGTGGTGATCCTTGTGGCCTCTGTAGGCATTGGTGTTGAGTTCACGGTCCACGTGGCTCTG GGCTTCCTGACCACCCAGGGTAGCCGGAACCTGCGGGCTGCCTGTGCCCTAGAGCGCACATTTGCTCCAGTGACCGATGGGGCCGTCTCCACATTGCTGGGTCTGCTCATGCTTGCTGGTTCCAACTTTGACTTCATCATAAG GTACTTTTTCGTGGTGCTAACAGTGCTCACGCTCCTGGGCCTCCTCCATGGGCTCGTGCTGCTGCCCGTGCTGCTGTCCATCCTGGGCCCCCCACCAGAG GTGGTACAGATGTACAAGGAGAGCCCagaggtcctcagccccccagctCCACAGGAAGGAGGGCTCAGGTGGGGGTtgtcccccaccctgccccagagcTTTGCCAGAGTGACTACCTCCGTGACGGTggccctccacccacccccactgcctGGTGCCTACATCCACCCAGCCTCCGATGAGCCCCCTTGGTCCCCTGTTGCCACACCAGCTGCCAGCGCCCCTAGCAGCCTCAGTTCTAGGGGACCATGTCCAGCCACTGGGTGA
- the PTCH2 gene encoding protein patched homolog 2 isoform X4 — MARPPPLQELPPGYTPPARAASPQILAGSLKAPLWLRAYFQGLLFSLGCGIQRHCGKVLFLGLLAFGALALGLRVAIIETDLEQLWVEVGSRVSQELQYTKEKLGDEAAYTSQMLIQTPRREGENVLTPEALGLHLQAALTASKVQVSLYGKSWDLNKICYKSGIPLIENGMIERMIEKLFPCVILTPLDCFWEGAKLQGGSAYLPGRPDIQWTNLDPEQLLEELGPFASLEGFRELLDKAQVGQAYVGRPCLHPDDLHCPPSAPNHHGKQAPNVAQELSGGCHGFSHKFMHWQEELLLGGISRDPRGQLLRAEALQSTFLLMSPRQLYEHFRGDYQTHDIGWSEERAGTVLQAWQRRFVQLAQEALPQNSSQQIHAFSSTTLDDILHAFSEVSAARVAGGYLLMLAYACVTMLRWDCAQSQGAVGLAGVLLVALAVASGLGLCALLGIAFNAATTQVLPFLALGIGVDDIFLLAHAFTEAPPGTPLQERTGECLQRTGTSVALTSINHMVAFFMAALVPIPALRAFSLQAAIVVGCNFAAVMLVFPAVLSLDLHRRHCQRLDVLCCFSRPCSARVIQILPRELGDGTGPVGIAHLTATVQAFARCETSSQHVVTILPPRARLVPPPSDPLGSELFSPGGSTRDLLGQEEGTRQKATCSSLPCARWSLAHFARYQFAPWLLQAHSKAMVLVLFGALLGLSLYGATLVQDGLALTDVVPRGTKEHAFLSAQLRYFSLYEVALVTQGGFDYAHSQRALFDLHQRFSSLKAVLPPPATQAPRTWLHYYRNWLQGIQAAFDQDWASGRISHHSCRNGSEDGALAYKLLIQTGDAQEPLDFSQLTTRKLVDKEGLIPPELFYVGLTMWVSSDPLGLAASQANFYPPPPEWLHDKYDTTGENLRIPAAQPLEFAQFPFLLHGLQKTADFVEAIEGARAACAEAGRAGVRAYPSGSPFLFWEQYLGLRRYFLLAICILLVCTFLVCALLLLNPWTAGLIVLVLAMMTVELFGIMGFLGIKLSAIPVVILVASVGIGVEFTVHVALGFLTTQGSRNLRAACALERTFAPVTDGAVSTLLGLLMLAGSNFDFIIRYFFVVLTVLTLLGLLHGLVLLPVLLSILGPPPEVVQMYKESPEVLSPPAPQEGGLRWGLSPTLPQSFARVTTSVTVALHPPPLPGAYIHPASDEPPWSPVATPAASAPSSLSSRGPCPATG, encoded by the exons ATGGCTCGGCCGCCGCCACTCCAGGAGCTGCCCCCTGGCTATACACCCCCAGCTCGAGCCGCATCACCCCAG ATCCTAGCTGGGAGCCTGAAGGCTCCACTCTGGCTTCGTGCTTACTTCCAGGGGCTGCTCTTCTCTCTGGGCTGTGGGATCCAGAGACACTGTGGCAAAGTGCTCTTCCTGGGCCTGTTGGCCTTTGGAGCCCTGGCACTGGGTCTCCGCGTGGCCATCATTGAGACAGACCTAGAACAGCTCTGGGTGGAAG TGGGCAGCCGGGTGAGCCAGGAGTTACAGTACACCAAGGAGAAGCTGGGGGACGAGGCTGCGTACACCTCCCAGATGTTGATACAGACCCCACGCCGGGAAGGGGAGAATGTCCTCACACCTGAGGCACTTGGCCTCCACCTCCAGGCAGCCCTCACCGCCAGTAAAGTGCAAGTATCACTCTATGGAAA GTCCTGGGATTTGAACAAAATCTGCTACAAGTCAGGAATTCCCCTAATTGAAAATGGAATGATTGAGCGG ATGATTGAGAAGCTGTTTCCGTGCGTGATCCTCACCCCCCTCGACTGCTTCTGGGAGGGAGCCAAACTCCAAGGGGGCTCCGCCTACTTGCC CGGCCGTCCTGACATCCAGTGGACCAACCTGGATCCAGAGCAGCTGCTGGAGGAACTGGGCCCCTTTGCCTCCCTCGAGGGCTTCCGGGAGCTGCTAGACAAGGCACAGGTGGGCCAGGCCTATGTGGGGCGGCCCTGTCTTCACCCTGACGATCTCCACTGCCCGCCTAGTGCCCCTAACCATCACGGCAAGCAG GCTCCCAATGTGGCTCAGGAGCTGAGTGGGGGCTGCCACGGCTTTTCCCACAAGTTTATGCACTGGCAGGAGGAATTGCTGCTGGGGGGCATCTCTAGAGACCCCCGAGGACAGCTGCTGAG GGCGGAGGCCCTGCAGAGCACCTTCCTGCTGATGAGTCCACGCCAGCTGTATGAGCACTTCCGAGGCGACTACCAGACGCATGACATCGGCTGGAGTGAGGAGCGGGCCGGCACGGTGCTGCAAGCCTGGCAGCGGCGCTTTGTGCAG CTGGCTCAGGAGGCCCTGCCTCAGAATTCATCGCAGCAGATCCACGCCTTTTCCTCCACCACCCTGGATGACATCCTGCACGCCTTCTCTGAAGTCAGTGCTGCCCGCGTGGCGGGAGGCTATCTGCTCATG cTAGCCTATGCCTGTGTGACAATGCTGCGCTGGGACTGTGCCCAGTCCCAGGGTGCGGTGGGCCTTGCAGGGGTGCTGCTGGTAGCCCTGGCGGTGGCCTCGGGCCTTGGGCTCTGCGCCCTGCTTGGCATCGCCTTCAATGCTGCCACTACCCAG GTGCTGCCCTTCCTGGCACTGGGCATCGGTGTGGATGACATATTCCTGCTGGCACATGCCTTCACAGAGGCTCCCCCTGGCACCCCTCTCCAG GAGCGCACAGGCGAGTGTCTGCAGCGCACGGGGACCAGCGTGGCGCTCACATCCATCAACCACATGGTGGCCTTCTTCATGGCCGCCCTCGTTCCCATCCCTGCACTGCGGGCCTTCTCCTTGCAG GCAGCCATAGTGGTCGGCTGCAACTTCGCGGCCGTGATGCTTGTCTTCCCGGCGGTCCTCAGCCTGGACCTGCACCGGCGTCACTGCCAGCGCCTTGACGTGCTCTGCTGCTTCTCTAG GCCCTGCTCTGCTCGGGTGATTCAGATTCTGCCCCGGGAGCTAGGGGATGGGACAGGACCAGTGGGCATTGCCCACCTGACGGCCACAGTTCAAGCCTTCGCCCGCTGCGAAACCAGCAGCCAGCATGTCGTCACCATCCTGCCCCCCCGAGCCCGCTTGGTGCCCCCACCTTCCGACCCACTGGGCTCTGAGCTCTTCAGCCCAGGAGGGTCCACACGGGACCTCCTAGGCCAAGAGGAGGGGACCAGGCAAAAGGCAACCTGCAgctccctgccctgtgcccgcTGGAGTCTTGCCCATTTCGCCCGCTATCAGTTCGCACCCTGGCTGCTCCAGGCACACAGCAAG GCCATGGTGCTGGTGCTCTTTGGGGCTCTTCTGGGCCTGAGCCTCTACGGAGCCACCCTGGTGCAGGACGGGCTGGCCCTGACGGATGTGGTGCCTCGGGGCACCAAGGAGCATGCCTTCCTGAGCGCCCAGCTCAGGTACTTCTCCCTGTACGAGGTGGCCCTGGTGACACAGGGTGGCTTTGACTACGCCCACTCCCAACGCGCCCTCTTTGATCTGCACCAGCGCTTCAGTTCTCTCAAGGCCGTGCTGCCCCCccctgccacccaggcgccccgcacctGGCTGCACTATTACCGGAACTGGCTACAGG GGATCCAGGCTGCCTTTGACCAGGACTGGGCTTCCGGGCGCATTAGCCACCACTCGTGCCGCAACGGCTCCGAGGATGGGGCGCTGGCCTACAAGCTGCTCATCCAGACCGGGGATGCCCAAGAGCCTCTGGATTTCAGCCAG ctGACCACAAGGAAGCTGGTAGATAAGGAGGGGCTGATCCCACCCGAGCTCTTCTACGTGGGGCTGACCATGTGGGTAAGCAGTGACCCGCTGGGCCTGGCGGCCTCACAGGCCAACTTCTACCCCCCACCTCCCGAGTGGCTACATGACAAGTACGACACCACCGGGGAGAACCTTCGCA TCCCGGCAGCCCAGCCCCTGGAATTTGCCCAGTTCCCCTTCCTACTGCATGGCCTCCAGAAGACCGCGGACTTCGTGGAGGCCATCGAGGGGGCCCGGGCAGCGTGCGCCGAGGCAGGCCGGGCCGGGGTGCGTGCCTACCCCAGCggctcccccttcctcttctgggaGCAGTATCTGGGCCTGCGGCGCTACTTCCTGCTGGCTATCTGCATCCTGCTGGTATGCACTTTCCTCGTCTGTGCCCTGCTGCTGCTCAACCCCTGGACGGCCGGCCTCATA GTACTGGTCCTGGCGATGATGACTGTGGAGCTCTTTGGCATCATGGGTTTCCTGGGCATCAAACTGAGTGCCATCCCCGTGGTGATCCTTGTGGCCTCTGTAGGCATTGGTGTTGAGTTCACGGTCCACGTGGCTCTG GGCTTCCTGACCACCCAGGGTAGCCGGAACCTGCGGGCTGCCTGTGCCCTAGAGCGCACATTTGCTCCAGTGACCGATGGGGCCGTCTCCACATTGCTGGGTCTGCTCATGCTTGCTGGTTCCAACTTTGACTTCATCATAAG GTACTTTTTCGTGGTGCTAACAGTGCTCACGCTCCTGGGCCTCCTCCATGGGCTCGTGCTGCTGCCCGTGCTGCTGTCCATCCTGGGCCCCCCACCAGAG GTGGTACAGATGTACAAGGAGAGCCCagaggtcctcagccccccagctCCACAGGAAGGAGGGCTCAGGTGGGGGTtgtcccccaccctgccccagagcTTTGCCAGAGTGACTACCTCCGTGACGGTggccctccacccacccccactgcctGGTGCCTACATCCACCCAGCCTCCGATGAGCCCCCTTGGTCCCCTGTTGCCACACCAGCTGCCAGCGCCCCTAGCAGCCTCAGTTCTAGGGGACCATGTCCAGCCACTGGGTGA